CACCCCCAGCGCCCGCAGCCGGTGCGCCAGCCGGTTCGCGCGCTCGTTCACCTCCCCGTACGCCAGCGTCGCTCCCTCGAAGCTCAGCGCGGGCGCCTCCGGCCGCTCCGCCGCGCGCCGCTCGAAGCGCCGCTCCAGCCGCTCCGCCACGGGGAACGACGCGGCCGCCCGCCCCGACGCCACGACCTGGGCCCGCTCCGCACCGCTCATCAGCGCCAGGCCGGAGATGCGCGTGTCCGGATCCGCGGCGACCTGCTCCAGCACCCGCGCCAGCCGCCCGGCCATTGCCCGGATGGTGCCGGGCTCGAACAGGTCGGTGCTGTAGACCAGCTCGCCGCGCAGCCCGCGCGCGTCCGCCTGCACGATCAGCGAGAGGTCGAACTTGGCCGTGCCGGTGTCCGCGTCCACGGGCACGACGCGCAGGCCCGGGAGGTCTCCGCCCGAGCGCTCGCCGTTCTCCAGCGTGAGCGTCACCTGGAACAGGGGCGAATGGCTCAGCGACCGGTCCGGCCGGAGCTCCGCCACCAGCCGCTCGAAGGGAACGTCCTGGTGCTCGTAGGCGCCGAGCGTGGCCTCGCGCACCCGCCGCAGCACCTCGCGGAAGGCGGGGTCGCCGCCCAGGCCGGTGCGCAGCGGCAGCATGTTGGCGAAGAAGCCGATCAGCCCCTCCACCTCGGTGCGGGTCCGCCCCGCGATCGGGCTTCCCACCACCACGTCGTCGGTATCGGCATACCTGGAGAGCAGCACCTGGAAGGCGCCCAGGAGCACCATGAACGGCGTAGCCCCCTCGCTCCGCCCCACCGCCCGCAGCCGCTCCACCAGCTCGCCGGGGCAGCCGAACCGCTCCCGCGCGCCCCGGAGCGACTGCACGGCCGGCCGGGGACGATCCGCCGGCAGCTCCAGCACCTCCGGGGCGCCCGCGAGGTGCGCCTTCCACCAGGCGAGACGCCGCTCCAGCACCGCTCCCCGGAGCTGCTCGCGCTGCCACAGGGCGTAGTCGGTGTACTGCACCGCCGGCTCGGGGAGAGGCGGCTCCTTCCCTTCCCGGAAGGCCCCGTAGAGCGCCGACAGCTCGCGGAAGAGCACGCCGATGCTCCACTCGTCGGTCACCACGTGGTGCATGCAGAGGAGGAGGACGTGCGTCCGCGCGTCCAGCCGGAGCAGCGCCGCCCGGAACACGGGGCCAGAGCGGAGGTCGAAGGGCCGCACCGCCTCGTCCGCGACGCGGCGGGCGAGCGCCTCCTCCCGCTCCGCCTCGCCGAGCCCCGAAAGATCCTCCACCGCGACCACGAATCCCCTCGGCGGCGCCACGGACTGCGCCACCGCCCCGTCCACCTCCACCAGGGTGGTGCGCAGCGCCTCGTGCCGCCGCACGACCTCACTCAGCGCGCGCGCCAGCGCCGGCACATCCAGCGGCCCCTCCAGGCGGCGGAAGACGGGAACGTTGTAGGCGGCGCTCTCGGGGTCCAGCCGGTGGATGAACCAGAGCCGCTCCTGCGCCGGCGAGAGCGGCACCGCCCCCGCGCGCACGGCCGGCGACAGCGGCGCGGGCGCGGGGAGCCCCGCCCGGCGCAGCGCCTCCACCCGCGCCGCCATTTCCGCCACGGTGGGATGCTCGAAGACCGCGCGCACCGGTAGCTCGACCGCGAAGAGCTCGCGCACGCGGGAGAGCACGCTCATCACCAGCAGCGAGTGGCCGCCCAGCTCGAAGAAGCTCTCTTCCACCCCCACCCGCTCCAGACCCAGCACCTCGGCCCAGATCCCCGCCAGGACCTCTTCCACCGGGGTGCGCGGCACCACCGAGCGCCCTTCGGCCGAGCCGTACTCGGGCGCGGGGAGCGCCCTGCGGTCCAGCTTCCCGTTGGGGGTCAGCGGGATCCGGCCGAGCGAGACGAACGCGGCGGGAACCATGTACTCGGGAAGGGTGCGCCGCAGGTGCGGCCGCAGCGCCTCGGCGCCGGCTTCACCAGCGACGTACGCCACCAGGCGCCGCTCTCCGGATGAGTCCTCGCGCGCGACCACGGCGCACTCCCGCACGCCGGGGTGGCGGCGCAGCACCGCCTCGACCTCGCCCGGCTCGATCCGGAAGCCGCGGATCTTCACCTGGCCGTCCAGGCGGCCCAGGAACTCCAGCACCCCCGCCGCGCGCCACCGCACGCGGTCGCCCGTCCGGTACATGCGCGCGCCCGGCTCGACGGCGAAGGGGTCGGGAAGGAAGCGTTCGGCCGTGGCGGCGGGGTGGCCCAGGTAGCCGCGCGCCACCCCGGACCCGCCGGCGTAGAGCTCTCCCGGCACCCCTTCGGGAACGGGCCGCAGCGCCCCGTCCAGGACGTAGACGCGCGTGCCGGAGATGGGCGTCCCGATGGGGAGCGGCTCTCCGTTCCACGAGCCGGAGACGGTGTAGCAGCAGGTGAAGGTGGTGTTCTCGGTGGGCCCGTACCCGTTGATCAGGCGCAGCTCCGGAAAGCGCTTCCGCGCCTTCTCCACCTGCGCCACGGGAACCACGTCGCCCCCGGCCAGCAGCTGCCGCACCCCGCCCAGCGCCTCGAGCTGCTCCTCGACCATCGCCCGGAAGAGGCCGGCCGTCAGCCACAGCGTG
The Longimicrobium sp. genome window above contains:
- a CDS encoding non-ribosomal peptide synthetase, which codes for MSDLSLDRAIRLPAEVKSVEPRAEAEVDAYPLTPMQAAMLLHGQREPGFYVQQYVCTLREPLRVPEFRRAWQHLFARHPVLRTSFHLDAAPEPLQRVRAGVELPWHQHDWRDLPAAAREDALGVFLREDRATPFRTDDAPLARLALFRLADEEYRLVWTSHHALLDGHARRILLREVFEEYEACVGGREPAETERRSFGEYVRWLAEAEAADSRAFWEEELRGFHAPNEVVVEGDGGEPGRRERHTLELPGELSDALRHLARSRAVTLNTVLQGAWALLLGRYTGDADVVFGATRMCRGGGFAGAEGVVGLLSNTVPVRVRVDDADTVAGFLKRVRARWVRIRPHERTHLARIQEWRGGGGAPLFQTALSFETESAQEGLHRLGGEWPRRSFDLLQWVANPLTVVAYGGPRIALEVLYDPARFGGRAIRRMGEHFTRILRAFADDPAQPLGRIEMLSPAERLHLVEALNPPAAPGAGGATIPSLFQAQAARDPGAAAAVFQDEALTYGELDHRSNQLAHVLRKRGVGPETRVGVCMERSLELVIALAAITRAGGAYVPLDPESPPDRLRFVVDDAGVSHLLCHRHLAGRVPAEGLVTLIADPLWAQAAGESTEPVPVRVEPRGLAYLTYTSGSTGTPKGVGVEHRGVARLVRGASYAALGPGEVVLHAAPLSFDASTLEIWGALLNGGRLVLAPAATPSLEELGRTLQRHGVTTLWLTAGLFRAMVEEQLEALGGVRQLLAGGDVVPVAQVEKARKRFPELRLINGYGPTENTTFTCCYTVSGSWNGEPLPIGTPISGTRVYVLDGALRPVPEGVPGELYAGGSGVARGYLGHPAATAERFLPDPFAVEPGARMYRTGDRVRWRAAGVLEFLGRLDGQVKIRGFRIEPGEVEAVLRRHPGVRECAVVAREDSSGERRLVAYVAGEAGAEALRPHLRRTLPEYMVPAAFVSLGRIPLTPNGKLDRRALPAPEYGSAEGRSVVPRTPVEEVLAGIWAEVLGLERVGVEESFFELGGHSLLVMSVLSRVRELFAVELPVRAVFEHPTVAEMAARVEALRRAGLPAPAPLSPAVRAGAVPLSPAQERLWFIHRLDPESAAYNVPVFRRLEGPLDVPALARALSEVVRRHEALRTTLVEVDGAVAQSVAPPRGFVVAVEDLSGLGEAEREEALARRVADEAVRPFDLRSGPVFRAALLRLDARTHVLLLCMHHVVTDEWSIGVLFRELSALYGAFREGKEPPLPEPAVQYTDYALWQREQLRGAVLERRLAWWKAHLAGAPEVLELPADRPRPAVQSLRGARERFGCPGELVERLRAVGRSEGATPFMVLLGAFQVLLSRYADTDDVVVGSPIAGRTRTEVEGLIGFFANMLPLRTGLGGDPAFREVLRRVREATLGAYEHQDVPFERLVAELRPDRSLSHSPLFQVTLTLENGERSGGDLPGLRVVPVDADTGTAKFDLSLIVQADARGLRGELVYSTDLFEPGTIRAMAGRLARVLEQVAADPDTRISGLALMSGAERAQVVASGRAAASFPVAERLERRFERRAAERPEAPALSFEGATLAYGEVNERANRLAHRLRALGV